In the Vitis vinifera cultivar Pinot Noir 40024 chromosome 2, ASM3070453v1 genome, one interval contains:
- the LOC100253560 gene encoding dirigent protein: MGAHTKVSSALLLLLLLLLISISTSTATPSLGIKHRRPCKRLVFYFHDIIYNGQNSHNATAAIVGAPAWANTTILAGKNHFGDLVVFDDPITLDNNLHSTPVGRAQGFYIYDKKDIFTAWIGFSFVFNSTYHKGSINFAGADPLMNKTRDISVIGGTGDFFMARGIATLMTDAFEGEVYFRLRVDVKLYECW; the protein is encoded by the coding sequence ATGGGAGCTCATACAAAGGTCAGTTCAGCTCTcctccttctcctcctcctcctcctcatcTCCATCTCCACCTCCACTGCCACACCCAGCCTGGGAATCAAGCACCGCCGCCCCTGCAAGAGGCTGGTGTTTTACTTCCATGACATCATTTACAATGGCCAGAACTCCCACAATGCAACTGCAGCCATTGTGGGGGCACCAGCTTGGGCCAACACCACCATTTTGGCCGGAAAAAACCATTTTGGTGACTTGGTGGTGTTTGATGACCCCATTACTCTGGACAATAACCTGCACTCAACCCCAGTTGGTCGAGCTCAAGGCTTCTATATCTATGACAAGAAGGACATTTTCACAGCTTGGATTGGCTTCTCCTTTGTCTTCAACTCCACCTACCATAAGGGAAGCATAAACTTTGCTGGGGCTGATCCGTTGATGAACAAGACCAGGGACATCTCAGTGATTGGTGGCACTGGTGACTTCTTCATGGCTAGAGGGATTGCCACCTTGATGACAGATGCTTTTGAGGGAGAAGTTTACTTCAGGCTTAGGGTTGATGTCAAGTTGTATGAGTGTTGGTAA
- the LOC100260335 gene encoding dirigent protein yields MRAQNLISALFLIFIVFGSSAMGKGPVRGRRPCRSLVFYFHDIIYNGKNSKNATAAIVGAPAWGNKTILGGKNHFGDLVVFDDPITLDNNLHSTPVGRAQGFYIYDKKDVFTAWLGFSFVFNSTEHKGSINFAGADPLMNKTRDISVVGGTGDFFMARGIATLTTDAFEGEVYFRLCVDIKLYECW; encoded by the coding sequence ATGAGAGCCCAAAACTTGATTTCAGCCCTCTTCCTTATCTTCATTGTCTTTGGATCCTCTGCAATGGGGAAGGGCCCGGTTCGGGGTCGAAGACCTTGCAGAAGTCTGGTTTTCTACTTCCATGACATTATCTACAATGGCAAGAACTCCAAGAATGCAACTGCAGCCATTGTTGGGGCTCCTGCTTGGGGAAACAAGACCATTTTGGGAGGAAAAAACCATTTTGGGGACTTGGTTGTTTTTGACGACCCCATTACTTTGGATAACAACCTGCATTCGACCCCAGTTGGACGGGCGCAAGGGTTCTATATTTATGATAAGAAGGATGTTTTCACTGCTTGGCTTGGCTTCTCCTTTGTTTTCAACTCTACTGAGCATAAAGGAAGTATAAACTTTGCAGGAGCAGACCCATTGATGAACAAGACTAGGGATATTTCAGTGGTGGGTGGCACTGGGGACTTCTTCATGGCCAGAGGCATAGCCACATTGACGACTGATGCGTTTGAGGGGGAAGTGTACTTCAGGCTCTGTGTGGATATTAAGTTGTATGAGTGCTGGTAA